One window from the genome of Puniceicoccales bacterium encodes:
- the rplM gene encoding 50S ribosomal protein L13: protein MKTTLVSKESSRSSSLWYVVDASNVVLGKLAVKIANILRGKDRPIFAHHIDCGGFVIVTNAGSVKTTGEKNSKKKYMFYSMYKGNEKRFSLEAMRKRNPEFIIKHAVQGMLPRNRLSNELLKKLKVYRGNEHPHEAQQPVTLTSF from the coding sequence ATGAAAACGACCTTGGTTAGTAAAGAAAGCAGCAGATCCAGCAGTTTATGGTATGTAGTCGATGCTAGTAATGTGGTTTTAGGCAAGCTCGCTGTTAAAATTGCCAATATTTTACGCGGAAAGGATAGACCTATATTCGCTCATCATATCGACTGTGGTGGCTTTGTCATAGTTACGAATGCAGGCAGTGTAAAAACAACCGGTGAAAAAAATAGTAAGAAAAAATATATGTTCTATTCCATGTATAAAGGGAATGAGAAGCGTTTTAGTTTAGAAGCTATGCGTAAACGTAATCCTGAATTTATAATAAAACATGCGGTGCAGGGTATGCTGCCCAGGAACAGACTTTCCAATGAACTTCTCAAAAAACTGAAGGTATATCGGGGTAATGAACATCCCCATGAGGCTCAACAACCAGTAACTCTAACGTCCTTCTAG
- the rpsI gene encoding 30S ribosomal protein S9: MAIDSIQEFVSIGRRKTARARVRLSPGTGKIKVNGKDFAEYFPNEAEQKAALASLTLVEKTDKVNIRILVDGGGKNGQAGAVCLGIARALQLMDSGLRSKLKMAGHLTRDARMRERKKPGQPGARKRFQFSKR; the protein is encoded by the coding sequence ATGGCTATCGATTCTATTCAAGAGTTTGTGTCTATCGGCAGAAGAAAGACTGCCCGAGCCAGGGTTCGTCTGTCACCAGGAACAGGGAAAATCAAGGTGAATGGCAAAGATTTTGCCGAATATTTTCCCAATGAAGCTGAGCAAAAAGCAGCTTTGGCATCGTTGACCTTGGTTGAGAAGACTGACAAAGTTAACATTCGCATCCTTGTGGACGGAGGCGGTAAAAATGGCCAGGCCGGAGCTGTATGTCTAGGCATCGCCAGAGCCCTTCAGCTCATGGATAGTGGATTGAGATCCAAATTAAAAATGGCTGGACATTTGACAAGGGACGCTCGCATGCGCGAAAGGAAGAAACCAGGGCAGCCGGGAGCAAGAAAAAGATTTCAGTTTTCAAAACGCTAG
- a CDS encoding LysR family transcriptional regulator, protein MHIENFKVFIDIIETKSFSNAAKLNHLTQSAVSQKLHTMEQYFGTNLIDKTHKSLTLTQQGQKLLQHAKKIVTNYSSLRGELNNINGKVNDKLLIGTTYIIGMYIIPPYISDFLRSSRSTKIQLMYYSNHEKICEDLMADVIDVGIIEGDIKSADIKTHAFGEEELVIISSKMSKLYGNKEIDPFELENMAFVKFLQNSPNRNIIDNILSSNNINTRTSTEFDNIDLIKCAVEANLGPSIVPISSVYMELDKQVFYCSRIKDTKMPCVLSFFYKKDSYVTSAMNVFFAILKGDINFLHIGNTLEDS, encoded by the coding sequence ATGCACATAGAAAATTTTAAAGTTTTCATCGATATAATCGAGACTAAAAGCTTTTCTAACGCCGCGAAACTAAACCATTTAACTCAATCAGCGGTCAGTCAAAAGCTACATACCATGGAGCAATACTTTGGAACTAACCTGATCGACAAGACGCACAAGTCATTAACCTTGACCCAGCAGGGCCAAAAACTACTCCAGCATGCAAAAAAAATTGTAACAAACTACTCATCACTTCGTGGTGAGCTAAATAATATAAATGGGAAAGTCAACGATAAACTACTTATTGGGACAACCTATATCATTGGTATGTACATAATTCCTCCCTATATTAGCGACTTTTTGAGGTCATCAAGATCAACCAAAATCCAGCTAATGTACTATTCTAATCATGAAAAAATCTGCGAGGACCTAATGGCTGATGTCATAGATGTTGGTATCATAGAAGGAGATATCAAAAGCGCAGACATAAAAACACATGCTTTTGGCGAAGAAGAACTGGTAATCATAAGCTCAAAAATGTCGAAATTATATGGCAACAAAGAGATAGATCCTTTTGAATTAGAAAATATGGCTTTTGTAAAATTTTTACAAAATTCACCTAATCGGAATATAATCGATAACATACTCAGTTCAAACAACATAAATACTCGAACATCCACAGAATTCGATAATATAGATTTGATAAAATGTGCCGTTGAAGCCAATCTCGGACCATCGATCGTCCCGATTTCTTCGGTATATATGGAACTGGATAAACAGGTGTTTTACTGTTCGAGGATAAAGGATACAAAAATGCCATGCGTGTTGTCGTTTTTTTATAAAAAAGACAGTTATGTAACATCAGCAATGAACGTATTTTTCGCTATATTGAAGGGAGACATCAACTTCCTGCACATTGGCAACACTCTTGAAGATAGCTAA
- the radC gene encoding DNA repair protein RadC has protein sequence MKNSNGHRQNLRERFLKAGFDCFAEHEILELLLTLCIPRKDVKTQAKELLQRFGSLSEVLDADIEKLQEIKGIGKTTAIALHIIRNAAALYLQKSAENTRVKFDTTSKLENFWQIRIGHLNHEVFEVAYLDKQLRLLRNGIERIEEGIIDRANVFPRKIIEHSIRKGACGIVLAHNHPSGSERPSVSDERITKSIVYICNSLCIRVLDHIIVARNSVFSFRRANLL, from the coding sequence ATGAAAAATAGCAATGGACACAGACAAAACCTGCGAGAAAGATTTCTGAAGGCCGGCTTTGATTGTTTTGCAGAACATGAAATTCTAGAGCTGCTATTAACATTATGCATTCCAAGAAAAGATGTTAAGACCCAGGCCAAGGAATTACTACAACGGTTCGGCTCGTTAAGTGAGGTTTTAGATGCTGATATTGAAAAATTGCAGGAAATAAAAGGCATAGGTAAAACCACGGCCATCGCCCTCCATATTATAAGGAACGCCGCCGCGCTGTACTTGCAAAAATCGGCGGAAAACACCAGGGTAAAATTCGACACAACCTCAAAATTGGAAAATTTTTGGCAAATAAGGATTGGCCATTTAAACCACGAAGTGTTCGAGGTCGCCTACTTGGATAAGCAGTTGCGTCTGCTCAGGAACGGAATAGAAAGAATAGAAGAGGGAATCATCGACCGAGCTAACGTATTCCCTCGCAAGATAATAGAACATTCCATAAGAAAAGGAGCCTGCGGAATTGTTCTCGCGCATAATCACCCATCCGGCTCGGAACGGCCATCGGTCTCCGATGAGCGCATAACCAAATCCATCGTGTACATATGCAATTCACTTTGCATTCGCGTCCTAGACCATATAATAGTCGCTCGAAATTCGGTATTTTCGTTTAGAAGAGCCAACTTGTTGTAG